AAAAATGCAGTCACAATTCCATATTTCCATTTGTTAAATCTCCCGTCACTTGTTGCTTCCCAGCCTGGGACTGGGACTCTCTCCAAACCTTAGGAGATGCATGAGAACAAGAgccagttaaaaaaaacaagtacatttaagaaaaaaaaagaaaaagaaaacggcGGTTGTAGATCCCTTGGATAAGATAATAGGTAAAAGAAAACGGAAAGGAACGGGGAGGACATTGAAGTTGTGACTTCTCAGCCTTCTTTAGCTCTTAATCCATACTAGTGTGGGAAGAGTGAATGCGAGGGAGGGCTCAAGGAGATGAGGTGAAAGTTGGGATGTGCACGGGCCATCGACAGGATTCCCACAGAGTGAGACATCATTGTGCTCCTCAGAATCAACTTTGCATTTTTTACAATCATAAAAACTTAAAGCATCACATAACCCCCCGCCTAGATACAAAATGATTACTGTACTGTTTTGAAATAACATTCTACTGTATCATCTTAACTATGCTTCATTTTGTATGACTGCTTGTCTTCAGTGGGGTCAAAGGTGAGCTTCCACATGGCAGTGCCAACCACAAGCTCAATGCCCGTACATAATCTGAACTCTCTTTGGATGATGGCTCAAAATAACCTGAGGTAAGCTACTCCCTAGCCTGCCATGGCTCTTGTCTTCAGTCTACAGCAGCTGGAAttatcaaatggaaaaaaactcCCCATTTTGCGAAGTGTACCACGTTCACTCCGGCGTTATTGTGGAACTTAACATCTATGGCTCTCATCCACATTGAAGTGAGATAATATGTTTGTCCTGACTCGCACACTGATAGCTGCCTCGCTGCAGTAATCAGATTAGTCAGAAGAGGCTGCGCTAAACTCATCTTGCTGCCTGCAAGCCTCTTAGCGACATGGCTAACGGCACTGATGGAGAGCCTCGCCAAGTAAAGTCGGCCACGCTCGGCAAAGAAGCAGCTTGTGCCAAAGATGAGGAATCAGCAATGGCAGCGTTCTGCACTTTTGAACTTGACACTTTGGCAGTCAGTGTGAATATAGAAGAACATCCCTCCGGGAATTCCTTATTCTCTCAGAGGAAGTTTCTGCCTATTGCCAACAGGAATTAATGAGGAGGAGCCAAAGAGTGGCTTAGACATTTGCCTCCTTGGTGACCTCACCTAATTGCTCAAGTCTATTAGCATTGGCACTGCCACAGTGGCACCATCATGTCTTTCCAGGATCACAACTTCACAATGGAATTTTCAAGCCactttcacaaaattgcttgttTGTGTTGTATGTGAATTatgtgtgtctgctggttttattGGTTGGCTTGCTGTCCCTGGTTATGTAATGCTGTTTATCTCATTTAATTAGATAGATTTGAAATTGGTTATAGGTATGCTTTTGTTTTCATCTCATCTTATCTATAACTTTGTTAAGTCTCGCCTATGCAAGCATGACTTTACGACAAGCTCACATTCAATAGTTTGTAAGCAGGGAAATTGAAAATTAAACTTGAGTTAGTTTTCAGGAGATAAACAGGAAGCAATAATATGTTCAGATCATACCAACATGCACTAAATAACTCACAGCCATGACAAAATTTGTGATGGACACAAGTCAATATAAAAGTATGAGTGTATTGTCAGCTTCTAAAAATCATAACTATTAGCTTTCAATTATACACTTACATGAGGAAGTATTTCCTATCTTTTTATCAACAATTCAAGGTCTGCCGTGGCTTCCTCTAGTGACCCATATAATTCTACTTCGGGGCTTTTCTGGGATATGTTTTTGCAGCTTCccagaaaaacaaatgtcaccGCGAGCAATGGCTAGAAATCATTAAATTCATtaatcgattttttttaaaaaaagtaaccTGACATACTTTGAAAGGAAGCAACTATTTAACTCTAAATTTTGTAattaattatttcattattgtACATTTTCTGCTTTAAAAACACACATTAAAACATTTTGGggaggcagactacacagtggCACACAATCCTAAACAACACAAAGAGTTAAAGGCTCAAAAGTTGAATCGAGGTGACTGGACACTTCTTGTTTGTTGAACACGTTCCACGCTTAATCCAAAAGGCTTCTTTGGTTCTAATTTTTTAGGTGTGGATTTAGAACCCGAGAAGCTTTTTAGATTAAAGGTGAAACGTCTtcaacaagcaacaacaggagCAGTTCCCCAAGCGAACGTTTGCGGATTACCATGACACTGGATGACTGAGAAACTACGATGACAAAGAAAGAGTTGAACAGGCCCAAACCTGTCAAAAGTGACACATTTGACATGTCTAAGAGTAAATTCTGAGTCAGGCAACCATTTTTTAAGCATTTCTAGAAATGTGAGCATAATCATCCCCAAAAGCCCCAAATCAACTTTTCTGTAAAATAGACTAAACATAATTTAAGTTTACTCAGTAAGGAATGTTCTTAACTTTTGGAAGACAGGACTTTTGGCTTATCATTCTAACATCCAATCAGGAGCATTGTTAGCTTATCAATGTACGGATGTTGCTTCGTATGAATGGGGAGGACTGTCTCTACTGATGTGACTTTAGCAGATTGTATCACTGGCAACGTTTGTGTCACACAACACATTAACTTTGCATTGCTAAACGTGTTATTAACGCAGAGTATAGGGAGTAAAGTCAGAGCTTGACTCTGTACAGTTGAATAATCTTGATTTTGTTGTGAACCCCCGGCCAGCATAGTGTAGTCTGCTTGTCTGATAAACATACGTATTTTTAATAAGGTAAACTAAACGTCTTCTCCAATCTACCATGATTAGATTGCCTCTGTGCGTTTTACTGGATGCGAACCTCAACAGGTCAATTTGATGATGCCATTGTGATGTAGCCATGCTTATCTCTTACATGGACTTTCTCACAACAAATGTTCAGCACAGTGATTACAAACTAGAATCTTAAGAAAGAGGGACTATGCTCACCATTTGACTGATTGGCAGCTTGTGAAGAATTTGGCAAGCTAttttgagtttgttttgtattgttgTGATGTTCCTCTATTATATGaatatatgcatccattttaatTGTTGTTCTAGTTttctgtttccccagtcgagcccggaAGTAAGATgccggcgcgtgcacacgcagcggcctctctgtcccgaacggtgttttgttttgtcgtttaacgtgggtttgtccgacagttttgtgtgttcgtctcgtcgcaccgagttgtgctacaagtacagcgggctggttctgctcgacatcggcgaaagcgagtttcgtggcgatctggactttcaagcggggacattaaaggcgctcggtctgctccgtcctgaagcgtcggaagcggtgtgcgaggaggctgaagaggggcgagagcgggggcgtccgggacaggctggcggccaacccagctcgcccggccgtgccttcctttcttctggcgaacgttcggtcgctgggcatcaacatgcctgctgagatctacgaaccggacagtgcgtaactgctgtgcatctggagcggctagcgtgctatcgggcggaccgggccattgtacgagggggaacatcgcgaggaggtggaatgcgcgtctacatccgtgacgaatggtgctgggactctgtagtgggatgccagcactgctcgcctctggtgaagtttgtgatctccaggcttttggggtcctgaactctctcccccgttgtttacttgtatgttactcgtgtactgtgtctcgtcaccgtgggaggaggaaacgtaatttcgatttctttgtgtgtcttggcatgaaggaattgacaataaagctgactctgactctgacttatattaaatgtattaaaacACATGCAAGGCAATGACAGACATGGTGGTAAGAGGTGGAGCAATAAGGGAGGAGCACAGGTCATCATGGAATATAAATACTTGTTCTGGATCACCTCTGTTCACTGTGCAAAAATGGCTTGGAGTGACGCCCTGATGATTATTGGCGGATTCACATTAATTTTCTACTCGATAAAAGCAGCATGGAAATGTTACCAAGGATTCAAAGAGTTTATTTTATCTGAGTTTTGGCAAGTGGATTTAAGGACTTATGGGCAATGGGCAGGTATAATTCGAGATCttattccagtttttttttttttttaatcacagaaAAGTACATAAATGATTTGCCAGGTTTGTAACAGTTCTAAAATATCTCTTCGTTTTTCCTGCAGTTGTCACAGGAGCTACATCTGGCATTGGTAAAGCGTACGCCATGGAGGTAAGTCTTGAAAaatcctggagaaaaaaaaccaacactaggtaaaatgttttcttttttttttgttcttgcttTCAGCTGGCACAAAGAGGCCTGGATATTGTTTTAGTGAGCAGATGTGATGTGAAGCTTCGACAGGTGGCCAAAGAGATCGGTAAGGAAAATGACATTCAGCACTCATTAGTGTGTTCATGACATCCTTCCAATCAGAATTATTATTTTCTCTCGTAACAAATGTACAaacctttttttgtcttccttcAGAGAGTCAGCATGGTCGAAAGACTCGCATCATCCGAGTGGACTTCACACACGGCCATAATATTTACCCTTATATAGCCACGCAACTACAAGGCCTGGAGATTGGAATTTTGGGTAAGCGGACCAGGGAATGGGGTGTTGTTGACCAAATTGGTGCAATTAGAATGATTAATATTAAACTTGAGTGGGTGTACGTACATGTCACAGTCAGCTTTAACTAGTGTtaaattagcattagcattaccTGACAGCCAGTAAAGTGGCCAAAAACAAGACTGAGTCAAAGAAATTATTTTAAGTTTGTGCAAATGGGCTTTGGAAGGTGGATGCTTGTTGCTTAGCAATGCAAAACACATAGctttgtatgtgcgtgtgtgtgacaaaaCTGACAATGTTGCGTTGAAGTATTTTAATGAGAGAAACAAATAAATGGTAAATGTGCTTGTTGATATTCATTCCACAGTTAACAATGTGGCGATGCCCTACTCAGACGATTTTGCCCCATTCCTTGAAATTCCAGATGCTGaacaggtatgttttttttttttcatgtgtttgAACTCACACGGATTACACATGGATCATCTCCCAGTTCCTTTTGACATCAAGTTTCTTACCCATGTGTTACCAGAAAATCACAGAGATTCTCGACTGTAATGCGCTATCTGTTGCTCAAGTAAGAGGACCGCGTCATGATAAAACGAGTCACGTTGGTCTTTACAGttggtctcttttttttccccccctctcttGTCTCAGACAACAAGATTAGTTCTGCCAGGAATGCTTGAACGGTATGATAATGATGGTGTCACACATTTAATAAAATTAACTGCTGGATAACTAATCATTATCATGGTTGCCTCTCGCATCTACTGCAGAAGGACAGGTTTGATCGTCAATATCTCCTCGCAAATGGGAATCCGTCCACAGCCTCTGCTGGCCCTTTATTCTGCCACCAAAGTACAGTCCTATCTCGATCAAGTGTTGCTTCAACTCTCATTTTTCTGTGCCGGTTGCTTTCTTTTAATACTATCtgtggtgtttttttgttgtttttttgcaggcATTTGTGATGTATTTCTCACAATGTCTGCATGCTGAGTACAAGGCAGAGGGGATCACGGTCCAGGTAAACTAAGTGACACTCTACTGCAACGAGATCACTGCAAAGAACTGATTTTGATCACCTTCAAAATAATTCCTTGGCTGGGGGGAACTTTTTTATTGAGCAAATAATGGGAGAAGTCTGTAGCTTCCCTACGATTGGGCAATATAAGGGAACCTCGTCTTATTTCCACAGTGTGTCGTACCCTTCCTGGTTTCCACCAACATGAACAAAATGAAAAGCAGCAGCTGCGTGAAGAGCGCTGCAGCCTTCGCCCGAGAGGCCTTGAACACAGTGGGCTACTCCAACTATACCAGCGGCTGTCTGTTGCACGCACTGCAGGTGAGCATCATCGTCACCGGCGCCAACACGCAATGACCtctgcaaaaacattcattatTGTGTTTCAGAGCTTTGCTATTGCCGTACTCATGCCCGACCGTCTGCGTATGTCCTCGTTCCTAGTGGCGAAACTGGTCCGCGCAGCACACCAAAGAAAAGTCCAAAGAGGAGTGCGCAGGGGCATTCACACATATTCGTAAAGAAGAAACAATTGGCCATTGGATAGTGTGTTTAGAAGAATAGAGAAACGACTCCTTATttttaatgaagaaaaaacacaaaccaaatacAGATTTGTTCCCTTgtttgaacatttttatttttgttttatttcaaaatagcaACATTGAAATGCAGCTTGATTTTCTCGTTTGTTGTCTCAAACCAAACCAATTAATAGGTAATTAGTAATTCACCGACAGCATTTCTCAAACTGACCACAAGACGGCGAAAACGTGATGCGGACGTGTTAACCCAGTCTAATTCAGtcatacatttttttctttttcctggaACACCGGCCAGTTTAGAGGATCATGTCACTAGTGGAGAAAAGAAAACCTTTTGCGTGGTTAATATGGTCATTTATCACTTGTTTTTATCTTTCGTGGTGCAACACACTACTTGTGATTGTGACTACATCTTGTGATTATTTATTGTTCAACAgtcaaaaatgctgataaaccaGTGCGACAAGAAGCTCATTGGTCACAGAGAAAGCCAAACGAGCGCTTCCTTGTTACGGTTTCCTACGCATCAAACTCCACAAACTTGCGCGCACGCGTAATTTCACTAAGAAAAACATTGTAATGTGTCAGCGACACGCAGCACGCGTTAAGAGAACTCATTTTGAATTGGCTCTAAATTTAATCATAGGCATAAATATTGACGCTCTTGACATGATCTTCGTGCTCGACATTGAAAAATCTGAATTTGATGTTGAGAACTTGACATGTATTTTGCTGTCTTCCTTGCCGCGGCTGTGCAAATACATAGCGTGACGCCTGGTAAGTactctttgtttttattttttctattttattccatTGCTGTTGGTCATGTATGCTCGGAATACATACAAGTTTACTGTTATATAACCGAGTCTGTTGTCCTTTTAGCTCTTCACACGCTCAGTTATTTCACGACAACGTCCACACAAGTTCTGAATGTGCCGGAATACTGGGAGGTCGCTTATGTCGACGGCGTTCAGATTTTGCACTATGATAGTAACAGCaggaaaataaaagtgaaacaaCAGTGGGTGACCAAAGTATCAGCAGATGACCCGGACCACTGGGATACCGAGTTGGTCGTCAGTGCAAGTAATGCGCAGGTCTCCAAAGACAACCTTGAAATTGCGAAAAAGCGCTTCAACCAAACTGGaggtttgtttacattcaacCTTCTTATGGTAACATGTATTTAATGTGGCTGGACACTTTTTTTAGGGTGACTAATGAACACACGCTGTCCTATTTCTGAACATCCTGCCACTGAATCTTGTGCGTGATCCTTTCAGGTGTTCACAGTTTTCAGGTGATGTACGGCTGTGAATGGAATGATGAGACTGGTGAGGTTGATGGTTGGGAGCACATCCGTTACGATGGAGTAGACTTCCTATCATTTGAGGCGAAGTCAATGACATGGATCGCAGCACACCCACAAGCTTTCATGACCAAAATCAAGTGGGACCAAATAGACGGGTTCAATGCACACCGAAAGATTGTCCTTACTGAGATGTGTCCTTTCTTGTTGAAGAAGTATGTGAGCAACGGGAAGGACTTCCTGACGAGAACAGGTGCATTGGCGGATATGAGAATGGCACTGTCATGACAACCTGGAGCCAAGCTTTTCTCTGCCCTCATGTTTTTTCCTCCATCTTTGCCTTTGCGTGCAGAGCTTCCCAAGGTGTGTCTCCTGCAGAAGACACCTTCCTCTAGTGTCACCTGCCACGCGACTGGTTTCTACCCCAGCACCGCGTCCCTCTTTTGGAGGAAGGACGGTGAGGAGATCCACGAGGATGTGGAGAAGGGGGAGACCCTCCCCAACCACGACGGAACCTTCCAGACCTCAGCCCACCTGAAAGTGGAGGTGACGCCCGCCACGGAGGGCGAGTACGAGTGCGTGTTCCAGCTAGCTGGTGTCCAGGAAGCCATCGTCACCAAGCTGGACGCCAGATGCATCCTGAGCAATGCGCGCATCCAGAGTGAGTGTTTGTCACGGGTCAGACACGTCCGATTCGCTGTTGGGTTCTCGCAAACGCGACGGCTCTGTGTCAAGGTAACAGTCATTCACGTGTCTATTCATTGTACATGCTTTGCTGTGTGAAGAAGAGCAAGACAAGAAGAAGGCGGTAGCCATCGCTGTCCCATTGGTGGTCCTCACTCTGATGGCGATGGTGGTAGCGGTCTTTGCCAAGCGTTTCAAAACCAAACAACGTGAGCGACACAAATATTTGCTCCGTCAGGAACATCCAAACTGTTTGCCATTTTTGACAATTTTTAATCTCCTCTTGCTTCTTCATTTCAGACGAATATGCTCAAGCTTGTAAGTAAAACCTTTTCCGCTtcctttttttgaaaaaaaaaatctttgcaaATCCATTCAGCTGCGAGTGCCTTGGTAGtgcaaatgcattttattc
The Syngnathus typhle isolate RoL2023-S1 ecotype Sweden linkage group LG15, RoL_Styp_1.0, whole genome shotgun sequence DNA segment above includes these coding regions:
- the hsd20b2 gene encoding hydroxysteroid (20-beta) dehydrogenase 2 isoform X1; the encoded protein is MQGNDRHGGKRWSNKGGAQVIMEYKYLFWITSVHCAKMAWSDALMIIGGFTLIFYSIKAAWKCYQGFKEFILSEFWQVDLRTYGQWAVVTGATSGIGKAYAMELAQRGLDIVLVSRCDVKLRQVAKEIESQHGRKTRIIRVDFTHGHNIYPYIATQLQGLEIGILVNNVAMPYSDDFAPFLEIPDAEQKITEILDCNALSVAQTTRLVLPGMLERRTGLIVNISSQMGIRPQPLLALYSATKAFVMYFSQCLHAEYKAEGITVQCVVPFLVSTNMNKMKSSSCVKSAAAFAREALNTVGYSNYTSGCLLHALQSFAIAVLMPDRLRMSSFLVAKLVRAAHQRKVQRGVRRGIHTYS
- the LOC133168042 gene encoding class I histocompatibility antigen, F10 alpha chain-like; this encodes MYFAVFLAAAVQIHSVTPALHTLSYFTTTSTQVLNVPEYWEVAYVDGVQILHYDSNSRKIKVKQQWVTKVSADDPDHWDTELVVSASNAQVSKDNLEIAKKRFNQTGGVHSFQVMYGCEWNDETGEVDGWEHIRYDGVDFLSFEAKSMTWIAAHPQAFMTKIKWDQIDGFNAHRKIVLTEMCPFLLKKYVSNGKDFLTRTELPKVCLLQKTPSSSVTCHATGFYPSTASLFWRKDGEEIHEDVEKGETLPNHDGTFQTSAHLKVEVTPATEGEYECVFQLAGVQEAIVTKLDARCILSNARIQKEQDKKKAVAIAVPLVVLTLMAMVVAVFAKRFKTKQHEYAQASITPNSKA
- the hsd20b2 gene encoding hydroxysteroid (20-beta) dehydrogenase 2 isoform X2 encodes the protein MVLGLCSGMPALLASVVTGATSGIGKAYAMELAQRGLDIVLVSRCDVKLRQVAKEIESQHGRKTRIIRVDFTHGHNIYPYIATQLQGLEIGILVNNVAMPYSDDFAPFLEIPDAEQKITEILDCNALSVAQTTRLVLPGMLERRTGLIVNISSQMGIRPQPLLALYSATKAFVMYFSQCLHAEYKAEGITVQCVVPFLVSTNMNKMKSSSCVKSAAAFAREALNTVGYSNYTSGCLLHALQSFAIAVLMPDRLRMSSFLVAKLVRAAHQRKVQRGVRRGIHTYS